The following coding sequences are from one Triticum aestivum cultivar Chinese Spring chromosome 5A, IWGSC CS RefSeq v2.1, whole genome shotgun sequence window:
- the LOC123105146 gene encoding allene oxide synthase 1, chloroplastic-like: MATVLHQLSFAAPSAGARRRQARASASATDRHEVLSPKRRLPLRKVPGEHGPPLLGALKDRLEYFYGPGGRDGFFAARVRAHRSTVVRLNMPPGPFVAKDPRVVALLDAASFPVLFDTSLVDKTDLFTGTFMPSTDLTGGYRVLSYVDPAEPNHAPLKSLLFHLLTHRRQHVIPTFREVYGGLFGRMENDLARVGKADFGSYNDDAAFGFLCQALLGRDPVDSPLRDEGPKLIAKWLLFQISPLLSLGLPTLVEDGLLHSFRLPPALIKKDYGRLADFFRDAGKAVIDEGERIGIAREEAVHNILFAMCFNSFGGIKILFPSLVKWLGRAGGRVHGRLATEVRAAVRANGGEVTMQALAEMPLVKSAVYEALRIEPPVAMQYGRAKRDMVVESHDYGYEVREGELLFGYQPMATKDPRVFPRAEDYVPDRFLGEDGERLLRYVVWSNGPESATPTLQDKQCAGKDFVVLIARLLVAELFLRYDSLDVQVGSSPLGSSVTITSLKKATF; this comes from the coding sequence ATGGCGACGGTGCTTCACCAGCTCTCCTTCGCCGCGCCGAGCGCGGGCGCCAGGCGGCGGCAGGCCCGGGCGTCCGCGTCCGCGACGGACCGGCACGAGGTGCTGTCGCCCAAGCGGCGGCTGCCGCTGCGGAAGGTGCCGGGCGAGCACGGCCCGCCGCTGCTGGGCGCGCTCAAGGACCGGCTGGAGTACTTCTACGGGCCCGGCGGGCGCGACGGCTTCTTCGCCGCCCGCGTCCGCGCGCACCGCTCCACGGTGGTGCGCCTCAACATGCCCCCCGGCCCCTTCGTGGCCAAGGACCCCCGCGTGGTGGCGCTCCTCGACGCCGCCTCCTTCCCGGTCCTCTTCGACACCTCGCTCGTCGACAAGACCGACCTCTTCACCGGCACCTTCATGCCCTCCACCGACCTCACCGGCGGCTACCGCGTGCTCTCCTACGTCGACCCCGCCGAGCCCAACCACGCGCCGCTCAAGTCGCTCCTCTTCCACCTCCTCACCCACCGCCGCCAGCACGTCATCCCCACGTTCCGCGAGGTCTATGGCGGCCTCTTCGGCCGCATGGAGAACGACCTCGCCCGCGTCGGCAAGGCCGACTTCGGCAGCTACAACGACGACGCCGCCTTCGGCTTCCTCTGCCAGGCGCTCCTCGGCCGCGACCCCGTCGACTCGCCGCTCCGGGACGAAGGGCCCAAGCTGATCGCCAAGTGGCTGCTGTTCCAGATCAGCCCGCTGCTCAGCCTCGGCCTGCCCACCCTCGTGGAGGACGGCCTCCTCCACAGCTTCCGCCTCCCGCCGGCGCTCATCAAGAAGGACTACGGCCGCCTCGCCGACTTCTTCCGCGACGCCGGCAAGGCGGTGATCGACGAGGGCGAGCGGATAGGGATCGCGCGGGAGGAGGCGGTGCACAACATCCTCTTCGCCATGTGCTTCAACTCCTTCGGCGGCATCAAGATCCTGTTCCCGTCGCTGGTGAAGTGGCTGGGCCGCGCCGGCGGGCGGGTGCACGGCCGGCTCGCGACCGAGGTGCGCGCCGCCGTACGCGCCAACGGCGGGGAGGTGACGATGCAGGCGCTGGCCGAGATGCCGCTGGTGAAGTCGGCCGTGTACGAGGCGCTGCGGATCGAGCCGCCGGTGGCGATGCAGTACGGGCGGGCGAAGCGGGACATGGTGGTGGAGAGCCACGACTACGGGTACGAGGTGCGGGAGGGGGAGCTGCTGTTCGGGTACCAGCCCATGGCCACCAAGGACCCGCGCGTGTTCCCGCGCGCCGAGGACTACGTGCCCGACAGGTTCCTAGGGGAGGACGGCGAGCGGCTGCTCCGGTACGTGGTGTGGTCCAACGGGCCCGAGTCGGCGACGCCCACGCTGCAGGACAAGCAGTGCGCCGGCAAGGACTTCGTGGTGCTCATCGCGCGCCTGCTCGTCGCCGAGCTCTTCCTCCGGTACGACTCCTTGGACGTCCAGGTCGGGTCCTCGCCGCTGGGGTCGTCGGTCACCATCACCTCGCTCAAGAAGGCCACCTTCTGA
- the LOC123105147 gene encoding thioredoxin-like protein HCF164, chloroplastic isoform X1 yields the protein MASVTSRCSGLLLPDLRPGLAGLRSRSPPLSSPRVHLRGGRRRPRTLSCVAPPDSAEPKTDEQNVKAELGEEKPQPSSSSSSSTPQEAAAEPPVPDRGLNRRIAVLTTLAAVGLFGSQRLQLGGFSLKDLAANAVPYEEALSNGKPTVVEFYADWCEVCRELAPDIYKIEQQYKDRINFVMLNVDNTKWEQELDEFGVEGIPHFAFLDKEGNEEGNVVGKLPRQYFLDNVVALSSGDPTIPHARAVGQYSSAEFRKVHQVADPRSHG from the exons ATGGCGAGTGTGACCTCGAGgtgctccggcctcctcctcccggaCCTGCGGCCGGGCCTCGCAGGACTCCGCAGCCGGTCGCCTCCGCTTTCTTCGCCCCGCGTCCATCTGCGCGGGGGCCGTCGCCGGCCGAGAACCCTGTCCTGCGTCGCGCCGCCCGACTCCGCGGAGCCGAAGACG GACGAGCAGAACGTCAAAGCTGAGCTGGGTGAAGAAAAGCCTcagccaagcagcagcagcagcagcagcacgcccCAGGAGGCTGCTGCCGAGCCACCTGTTCCAGACAGGGGTCTCAACAGAAGGATAGCTGTGCTCACCACTCTTGCAGCAGTGGGCCTCTTTGGATCTCAGAGGCTCCAACTTGGCGGGTTTTCTCTCAAGGATCTTGCTGCTAATGCTGTGCCATATGAAGAG GCTCTCTCAAATGGCAAGCCCACTGTTGTCGAATTTTACGCAGACTGGTGTGAAGTTTGTCGAGAGTTAGCTCCAGATATTTACAAAATTGAGCAACAGTACAA GGACCGTATCAACTTTGTCATGTTGAATGTCGACAATACAAAGTGGGAACAAGAGCTTGATGAGTTTGGGGTAGAAGGTATTCCTCATTTTGCCTTTCTGGATAAGGAAGGAAATGAGGAAGGCAATGTTGTTGGGAAGCTTCCAAGACAATATTTTCTCGACAATGTGGTTGCTCTGTCTTCTGGCGATCCAACGATACCTCATGCACGAGCCGTTGGTCAATACTCGAGCGCAGAATTCAGAAAAGTCCATCAAGTTGCTGATCCCAGAAGTCATGGCTAG
- the LOC123105147 gene encoding thioredoxin-like protein HCF164, chloroplastic isoform X2, which yields MASVTSRCSGLLLPDLRPGLAGLRSRSPPLSSPRVHLRGGRRRPRTLSCVAPPDSAEPKTNVKAELGEEKPQPSSSSSSSTPQEAAAEPPVPDRGLNRRIAVLTTLAAVGLFGSQRLQLGGFSLKDLAANAVPYEEALSNGKPTVVEFYADWCEVCRELAPDIYKIEQQYKDRINFVMLNVDNTKWEQELDEFGVEGIPHFAFLDKEGNEEGNVVGKLPRQYFLDNVVALSSGDPTIPHARAVGQYSSAEFRKVHQVADPRSHG from the exons ATGGCGAGTGTGACCTCGAGgtgctccggcctcctcctcccggaCCTGCGGCCGGGCCTCGCAGGACTCCGCAGCCGGTCGCCTCCGCTTTCTTCGCCCCGCGTCCATCTGCGCGGGGGCCGTCGCCGGCCGAGAACCCTGTCCTGCGTCGCGCCGCCCGACTCCGCGGAGCCGAAGACG AACGTCAAAGCTGAGCTGGGTGAAGAAAAGCCTcagccaagcagcagcagcagcagcagcacgcccCAGGAGGCTGCTGCCGAGCCACCTGTTCCAGACAGGGGTCTCAACAGAAGGATAGCTGTGCTCACCACTCTTGCAGCAGTGGGCCTCTTTGGATCTCAGAGGCTCCAACTTGGCGGGTTTTCTCTCAAGGATCTTGCTGCTAATGCTGTGCCATATGAAGAG GCTCTCTCAAATGGCAAGCCCACTGTTGTCGAATTTTACGCAGACTGGTGTGAAGTTTGTCGAGAGTTAGCTCCAGATATTTACAAAATTGAGCAACAGTACAA GGACCGTATCAACTTTGTCATGTTGAATGTCGACAATACAAAGTGGGAACAAGAGCTTGATGAGTTTGGGGTAGAAGGTATTCCTCATTTTGCCTTTCTGGATAAGGAAGGAAATGAGGAAGGCAATGTTGTTGGGAAGCTTCCAAGACAATATTTTCTCGACAATGTGGTTGCTCTGTCTTCTGGCGATCCAACGATACCTCATGCACGAGCCGTTGGTCAATACTCGAGCGCAGAATTCAGAAAAGTCCATCAAGTTGCTGATCCCAGAAGTCATGGCTAG